The following DNA comes from Melospiza georgiana isolate bMelGeo1 chromosome 10, bMelGeo1.pri, whole genome shotgun sequence.
ACATGCAGGAGGTGGAGGGGTTCGCCAACGGCACCCGCGACTACACCCAGCTGAAGGGTGACACCGGCCCGCTGGTGTGAGTGACGGGGACACCCAGCTCTCCGTGACCGGCGGCTCCCCGAGGGGCCGCAGGGCCCGGCCCCTCACTCCGGTCTCCCCACAGCTACCCCGCCGGATTCGTGTACATCTTCCTGGGGCTCTACCATGCCACGGGCCGCGGCTCCGACATCCGCCTGGCTCAGTACCTCTTCGCCGGCCTCTACCTCCTCAACCTGCTCCTCGTCTTCCGCATCTACTGCCGGACCAACAAGGTACCCTGAGGCCGGGGCTCCTGAGCGCTCACCCCGGTGGAACCGAcacgggctcagggctggggtgtGGAGgaggtcagcagcagcagcagggagcccaggacaggctgctgctgaCCCTTCTGTGTTTCTGTCCCCTGCAAGGTCCCTCCGtatgttttcttcttcatgtGCTGCGCCTCATACCGCATCCACTCCATCTTTGTGCTGCGGCTCTTCAATGACCCTGTGGCCATGGCCATCCTCTTCCTCGCCATCAACCTCTTCCTGGAGGAGCGCTGGTCCTGGGGCTGCCTCCTCTtcaggtgaggggctgggagctgctctccgTGGCTGCTGGGTGTGTGAGCCAGCTtagccccagcaggagctgtgctcgGCTCAGGGGCTGCCGGGCTCCGTGTGGGCTCCGCAGTGGTAATGCAGcttcctgctcagcctggctgtgtccGTGAAGATGAACATCCTGCTCTTCGCCCCTGGactcctctttctcctcctgcaACGGTTTGGCCTCCTGGGCTGTATCCCCAAGCTCTGCatctgtgccctgctccaggtgggtcCCTGTTtgcaccagctgcagcagcagggagtgggGGCTGCCttgccaggctgcagagccGTGGGTGGAGACAGTGGCACCAGCACCTGTGGCCTCTCACAGCAAGCTGGGCAGTGATAAATAATCTAACTCACGTGACTTTCCTCTTGGGCTGactgtccctgtcaccacaCGTGGCACTGGGCTTCTCATGGGGTAGCTGGGGTAACAGCATCCTGGTGTAGGGCTCTGTGATGGTGCTGGTGTGTCCGTGCAGGTGGTTCTGGGCCTGCCCTTCCTGCTGGTGAACCCCGTGGGGTACCTGACCCGCTCCTTTGACCTGGGCCGCCAGTTCCAGTTTAAATGGACGGTGAACTGGCGCTTCCTCCCAGAAGAGGTTTTCCAGAATCGAGTCTTCcatgctgctctgctcctggctcacCTGGCAGGCCTGGGGCTCTTTGCACTGCACCGGTGGCACAGGTGAGACCTGGGGTTCCCCACGGGTGTTGATCCCTGCCAATCCCATGTGCAGGATACAGATCCATgactgccctgcccctgcagtgctgcagtccTGGGATTGCAGGTGTGAGTTGGAGGGCAGTTACTGTTCTATTCTGGGGAATATATGGCCCAGGCATTGTGGCCCACAGGGGAACACTGGGGTGGGAGAGACTTTCAGTAGCTGAGATCAATGTTTGTTCTTCCCTCTCAGTTCCAAAGAGAACATCCTGACTCTGTTGAAGGATCCTGCCAAAAGGAAACCTGCATCCCCTCGCTTGACTGTCAACAATATCCtttggcagggtgggcagcaaggagagagggagaaggcagggcagggagaagccTGGTTGGGTCCCAGGTCATGCAGTGCTGTTGTACCAGCCTGCCCCGGGGAAAGGAGCCATGCTGGGGAGCTCTTGTGGGACCACACCTCCAGCCTCCTGTGTTTGCCCCCTTAATGCCAGTGCATGGATTGTCTTCATCCTCTTCTCCTCCAACTTCCTGGGTGTCTGCTGCAGCCGCTCCCTGCACTACCAGTTCTACGTCTGGTATTTCCACACTCTGCCCTACTTACTCTGGTGCACCCCGACCACCAAGCTGGCCCACATGCCCAAGTAcgtgctggcagggaggggagccCCTCTGCTGGGGCCCTGGGAGTGAGGATGGCTGATGTGTCCCCCATGCTGACCCCCAGCCTTCCCCTGcacagggtgctgctgctgggcgtGATCGAGCTCTGCTGGAACACCTACCCCTCCACCGTGTGcagctccctctccctgcacatctgccatggactcatcctgctccagctctggtACGGCACAGCCCCCACGCCGGTGTCACACACCCCTGCACCGAGCAGGAAACCCACAGCCACGTCCAGGAAAGCCCAGTGACAGTGGGGATGGCTGGCCAGTGGGAACTGGCCTCTGGAACTGCCCCATCTGCCTGCTCTTTTCCCACTTGACTCCAGGCTGCCCACAGCAATCCCAAGAGG
Coding sequences within:
- the ALG3 gene encoding dol-P-Man:Man(5)GlcNAc(2)-PP-Dol alpha-1,3-mannosyltransferase, whose product is MAAGRGVAVLRRAWRERRAALLEPRYTPLVAACLCLAEGGVNLWVIRRVPYTEIDWKAYMQEVEGFANGTRDYTQLKGDTGPLVYPAGFVYIFLGLYHATGRGSDIRLAQYLFAGLYLLNLLLVFRIYCRTNKVPPYVFFFMCCASYRIHSIFVLRLFNDPVAMAILFLAINLFLEERWSWGCLLFSLAVSVKMNILLFAPGLLFLLLQRFGLLGCIPKLCICALLQVVLGLPFLLVNPVGYLTRSFDLGRQFQFKWTVNWRFLPEEVFQNRVFHAALLLAHLAGLGLFALHRWHSSKENILTLLKDPAKRKPASPRLTVNRIVFILFSSNFLGVCCSRSLHYQFYVWYFHTLPYLLWCTPTTKLAHMPKVLLLGVIELCWNTYPSTVCSSLSLHICHGLILLQLWYGTAPTPVSHTPAPSRKPTATSRKAQ